A stretch of Cygnus olor isolate bCygOlo1 chromosome 16, bCygOlo1.pri.v2, whole genome shotgun sequence DNA encodes these proteins:
- the LOC121079342 gene encoding bladder cancer-associated protein, translating into MYCLQWLLPVLLIPKPLNPALWFSHSMFMGFYLLSFLLERKPCTICALVFLAALFLICYSCWGNCFLYHCTGSQLPESAHDPSIVGT; encoded by the coding sequence ATGTACTGCCTTCAGTGGTTGCTGCCTGTCCTGCTCATACCCAAGCCCCTCAACCCAGCGCTGTGGTTCAGTCACTCGATGTTCATGGGCTTCTATCTGCTCAGTTTCCTCCTGGAACGGAAACCTTGCACGATTTGTGCCTTGGTCTTCCTGGCAGCTCTGTTCCTCATCTGCTACAGCTGCTGGGGGAACTGCTTCTTGTATCACTGCACAGGATCCCAGTTGCCGGAATCAGCTCATGATCCCAGCATCGTGGGCACCTAG
- the SRC gene encoding proto-oncogene tyrosine-protein kinase Src isoform X2 encodes MGSSKSKPKDPSQRRRSLEPADSAHHGGYPASQTPSKTAAPDAHRTPSRSFGTMAAESKLFGGFNTSDTVTSPQRSGALAGGVTTFVALYDYESRTETDLSFKKGERLQIVNNTWYFGKITRRESERLLLNPENPRGTFLVRESETTKGAYCLSVSDFDNAKGLNVKHYKIRKLDSGGFYITSRTQFGSLQQLVAYYSKHADGLCHRLTTVCPTSKPQTQGLAKDAWEIPRESLRLEVKLGQGCFGEVWMGTWNGTTRVAIKTLKPGTMSPEAFLQEAQVMKKLRHEKLVQLYAVVSEEPIYIVTEYMSKGEHGRDTGWPGGVALLCQRMLTAVFLAGSLLDFLKGEMGKYLRLPQLVDMAAQVGSWFPSQSRVPAPVSWVGPAAEPSPLGGPLCPPREPQSPCPAPQIASGMAYVERMNYVHRDLRAANILVGENLVCKVADFGLARLIEDNEYTARQGAKFPIKWTAPEAALYGRFTIKSDVWSFGILLTELTTKGRVPYPGMVNREVLDQVERGYRMPCPPECPESLHDLMCQCWRKDPEERPTFEYLQAFLEDYFTSTEPQYQPGENL; translated from the exons ATGGGGAGCAGCAAGAGCAAGCCAAAAGACCCCAGCCAGCGCCGGCGCAGCCTGGAGCCGGCCGACAGCGCCCACCACGGGGGCTACCCGGCCTCACAGACACCCAGCAAGACGGCTGCCCCCGACGCCCATCGCACCCCCAGCCGCTCCTTCGGGACCATGGCTGCCGAATCCAAGCTCTTCGGAGGCTTCAACACCTCCGACACCGTCACGTCGCCGCAGCGCTCCGGGGCGCTGGCCG GTGGAGTCACCACCTTCGTGGCCCTCTATGACTACGAGTCCCGGACCGAAACGGACCTGTCCTTCAAGAAAGGAGAACGCCTCCAAATTGTCAACAACAC GTGGTATTTCGGGAAGATCACTCGCCGGGAGTCCGAGCGGCTGCTCCTCAACCCCGAAAACCCCCGGGGGACCTTTCTGGTGCGGGAGAGTGAGACCACGAAAG GTGCCTACTGCCTCTCGGTCTCCGACTTCGACAATGCCAAGGGGCTCAACGTGAAGCACTACAAGATCCGCAAGCTGGACAGCGGCGGCTTCTACATCACCTCTCGCACGCAGTtcggcagcctgcagcagctggtggccTACTACTCCA AACATGCCGATGGCCTGTGCCACCGTCTGACCACCGTCTGCCCCACGTCCAAGCCCCAGACCCAAGGGCTCGCCAAGGACGCGTGGGAAATCCCCCGGGAATCGCTGCGGCTCGAGGTcaagctggggcagggctgcttCGGAGAGGTCTGGATGG GGACCTGGAACGGCACCACCAGAGTGGCAATAAAGACGCTGAAACCCGGCACCATGTCCCCGGAGGCCTTCCTGCAGGAAGCCCAGGTGATGAAGAAGCTCCGGCATGAGAAGCTGGTTCAGCTCTACGCCGTGGTTTCGGAGGAGCCCATTTACATCGTCACCGAGTACATGAGCAAAGGTGAGCACGGGAGGGACACCGGCTGGCCCGGGGGggtggctctgctctgccaaaGGATGCTGACCGCTGTCTTCCTCGCAGGGAGCCTCTTGGACTTCCTGAAGGGAGAGATGGGCAAGTACCTGCGGCTGCCGCAGCTCGTGGATATGGCAGCTCAGGTGGGTTCGTGGTTCCCCTCCCAGTCCCGCGTCCCAGCTCCCGTCAGCTGGGTCGGCCCGGCTGCAGAGCCGTCCCCCCTCGGGGGGCCTTTGTGTCCCCCCCGTGAGCCTCAGTCCCCATGCCCTGCCCCGCAGATCGCATCCGGCATGGCCTACGTGGAGAGGATGAACTACGTTCACCGAGACCTCCGGGCGGCCAACATCCTCGTGGGGGAGAACCTGGTGTGCAAGGTGGCCGACTTCGGCCTGGCGCGTCTCATCGAGGACAACGAGTACACGGCCCGGCAAG GTGCCAAGTTCCCCATCAAGTGGACGGCCCCCGAGGCAGCGCTGTACGGCAGGTTTACCATCAAGTCGGATGTCTGGTCCTTCGGCATCCTCCTGACCGAGCTGACCACCAAGGGCAGAGTGCCCTACCCAG GGATGGTGAACAGGGAGGTGCTGGACCAGGTGGAGCGGGGCTACCGCATGCCCTGCCCGCCCGAGTGCCCCGAATCACTGCACGACCTCATGTGCCAGTGCTGGAGGAAGGACCCCGAGGAGCGGCCCACCTTCGAGTACTTGCAGGCCTTCCTGGAGGACTACTTCACCTCGACAGAGCCCCAGTACCAGCCCGGCGAGAACCTATAG
- the PIGT gene encoding GPI transamidase component PIG-T encodes MAAVPLLLLLLLLGAAAAGPGPGPGAALREELLLRPLPAGDVAAAFQFRTRWDADLRRGAVSHYRLFPKALGQLVAAQGVRELHLALTQGFWRTQSWGQPPLGAPAGAELWVWFQDAVPDVDKAWKELSNILSGIFCASLNFIDSTNTVTPTASFKPLGLANGTDHRLLRYAVLPREVVCTENLTPWKKLLPCGSKAGLAVLLKAERLFHSSYHSQAVHIRPICRDASCLAVSWELRQTLTVVFDSFTSGQGKKDWSLFKMFSRTLTDACPLASESKVYVDISPKNKEKELLEVTPTPTSVHEAVVQGDKRTYAVYDLLSPSLFNSSRSLNVQLKWKRPQDSQELSTPVLHAQRYVSGYGLQTGEISTLVHNTHPYRAFPVVLLETVPWYLRLYVHTLTVITKGKENKPSYIHYQPAQDRKRPHLLEMLIQLPANSVTKITIQFERALLKWTEYTPDPNHGFYVSPSVLSALVPSVIAMKDVDVEESPLFASLFPSSDGSSYFVRLYTEPLLVNLPTPDFSMPYNVICLTCTVVAVCYGSFYNLLTRTFHVEEPSRGGLAKRLANIIRKFRGVPPL; translated from the exons tgctgctgctgctgggggcggcggcggcggggccggggccggggccgggggcggcgctgcgggaggagctgctgctgcggccGCTGCCCGCGGGGGACGTGGCCGCCGCCTTCCAGTTCCGCACGCGGTGGGACGCCGACCTGCGGCGGGGGGCCG TCTCTCACTACAGGCTCTTCCCGAAGGCGCTGGGGCAGCTGGTGGCGGCGCAGGGCGTGCGGGAGCTGCACCTCGCCCTCACGCAGGGCTTCTGGCGCACCcagagctgggggcagccccccctgGGCGCCCCCGCCGGCGCCGAGCTCTGGGTCTGGTTCCAGGACGCCGTCCCCGA CGTTGACAAAGCCTGGAAAGAGCTGAGTAACATCCTCTCGGGAATCTTCTGCGCTTCCCTGAACTTCATCGACTCCACCAACACGGTCACTCCGACAGCGTCCTTCAAACCCCTGGGCTTAGCCAACG ggACGGATCACCGGCTGCTGCGGTACGCTGTCCTGCCCCGGGAGGTCGTCTGCACAGAGAACCTCACGCCCTGGAAGAAGCTGCTGCCGTGTGGCTCAAAG GCCGGCCTGGCCGTGCTGCTCAAGGCTGAGCGGCTGTTCCACAGCAGCTACCACTCGCAGGCAGTGCACATCCGCCCCATCTGCCGG gaTGCTTCCTGCCTGGCTGTTTCCTGGGAGCTCAGGCAGACCCTCACTGTGGTCTTTGACAGCTTTACCAGCGGCCAAGGAAAGAAAG ACTGGTCCTTGTTTAAGATGTTCTCTCGCACTCTTACTGACGCGTGTCCTCTGGCATCGGAGAGCAAGGTCTACGTTGACATCTCCCCTAAGAACAAG GAAAAAGAGTTACTGGAAGTGACCCCCACTCCAACATCCGTACACGAAGCTGTTGTCCAGGGAGACAAGAGAACCTATGCAGTCTACGACCTGCTCAGCCCCTCACTCTTCAATTCCTCCCGCAGCCTCAACGTGCAGCTGAAGTGGAAGCGGCCCCAAGACAGCC aGGAACTGTCAACACCCGTACTCCACGCTCAGCGCTACGTAAGTGGCTATGGGCTGCAGACTGGCGAAATCAGCACTCTCGTCCACAACACTCACCCGTACCGGGCTTTCCCTGTGGTCCTGCTGGAGACTGTGCCGTGGTACCTGCGGCTCTACGTGCACACCCTGACTGTCATCACtaaggggaaggaaaacaagccAA GTTATATCCACTACCAGCCAGCCCAGGACCGCAAACGGCCTCACCTACTGGAAATGCTGATCCAGCTTCCAGCCAACTCTGTCACCAAGATCACAATCCAGTTTGAGAGAGCCTTACTGAAGTGGACAGAGTACACGCCTGACCCGAATCACGGATTTTATGTCAG TCCATCCGTGCTTAGTGCCCTGGTGCCCAGCGTCATTGCAATGAAGGACGTGGACGTGGAGGAGAGCCCGCTCTTCGCCTCGCT CTTCCCTTCCTCCGACGGCTCCAGCTATTTCGTGCGCCTCTACACGGAGCCACTGCTGGTGAACTTGCCGACGCCAGACTTCAGCATGCCGTACAACGTCATCTGCCTGACCTGCACCGTGGTGGCAGTGTGCTACGGCTCCTTCTACAACCTGCTGACCAGAACCTTTCACGTGGAAGAGCCAAGCCGGGGAGGGCTGGCCAAGCGGCTGGCTAACATCATCCGTAAGTTCAGGGGCGTGCCGCCCCTCTGA
- the SRC gene encoding proto-oncogene tyrosine-protein kinase Src isoform X1, whose product MGSSKSKPKDPSQRRRSLEPADSAHHGGYPASQTPSKTAAPDAHRTPSRSFGTMAAESKLFGGFNTSDTVTSPQRSGALAGGVTTFVALYDYESRTETDLSFKKGERLQIVNNTEGDWWLAHSLTTGQTGYIPSNYVAPSDSIQAEEWYFGKITRRESERLLLNPENPRGTFLVRESETTKGAYCLSVSDFDNAKGLNVKHYKIRKLDSGGFYITSRTQFGSLQQLVAYYSKHADGLCHRLTTVCPTSKPQTQGLAKDAWEIPRESLRLEVKLGQGCFGEVWMGTWNGTTRVAIKTLKPGTMSPEAFLQEAQVMKKLRHEKLVQLYAVVSEEPIYIVTEYMSKGEHGRDTGWPGGVALLCQRMLTAVFLAGSLLDFLKGEMGKYLRLPQLVDMAAQVGSWFPSQSRVPAPVSWVGPAAEPSPLGGPLCPPREPQSPCPAPQIASGMAYVERMNYVHRDLRAANILVGENLVCKVADFGLARLIEDNEYTARQGAKFPIKWTAPEAALYGRFTIKSDVWSFGILLTELTTKGRVPYPGMVNREVLDQVERGYRMPCPPECPESLHDLMCQCWRKDPEERPTFEYLQAFLEDYFTSTEPQYQPGENL is encoded by the exons ATGGGGAGCAGCAAGAGCAAGCCAAAAGACCCCAGCCAGCGCCGGCGCAGCCTGGAGCCGGCCGACAGCGCCCACCACGGGGGCTACCCGGCCTCACAGACACCCAGCAAGACGGCTGCCCCCGACGCCCATCGCACCCCCAGCCGCTCCTTCGGGACCATGGCTGCCGAATCCAAGCTCTTCGGAGGCTTCAACACCTCCGACACCGTCACGTCGCCGCAGCGCTCCGGGGCGCTGGCCG GTGGAGTCACCACCTTCGTGGCCCTCTATGACTACGAGTCCCGGACCGAAACGGACCTGTCCTTCAAGAAAGGAGAACGCCTCCAAATTGTCAACAACAC GGAAGGTGACTGGTGGCTGGCTCATTCCCTCACTACAGGACAGACGGGCTACATCCCCAGTAACTATGTCGCGCCCTCAGACTCCATCCAGGCTGAAGA GTGGTATTTCGGGAAGATCACTCGCCGGGAGTCCGAGCGGCTGCTCCTCAACCCCGAAAACCCCCGGGGGACCTTTCTGGTGCGGGAGAGTGAGACCACGAAAG GTGCCTACTGCCTCTCGGTCTCCGACTTCGACAATGCCAAGGGGCTCAACGTGAAGCACTACAAGATCCGCAAGCTGGACAGCGGCGGCTTCTACATCACCTCTCGCACGCAGTtcggcagcctgcagcagctggtggccTACTACTCCA AACATGCCGATGGCCTGTGCCACCGTCTGACCACCGTCTGCCCCACGTCCAAGCCCCAGACCCAAGGGCTCGCCAAGGACGCGTGGGAAATCCCCCGGGAATCGCTGCGGCTCGAGGTcaagctggggcagggctgcttCGGAGAGGTCTGGATGG GGACCTGGAACGGCACCACCAGAGTGGCAATAAAGACGCTGAAACCCGGCACCATGTCCCCGGAGGCCTTCCTGCAGGAAGCCCAGGTGATGAAGAAGCTCCGGCATGAGAAGCTGGTTCAGCTCTACGCCGTGGTTTCGGAGGAGCCCATTTACATCGTCACCGAGTACATGAGCAAAGGTGAGCACGGGAGGGACACCGGCTGGCCCGGGGGggtggctctgctctgccaaaGGATGCTGACCGCTGTCTTCCTCGCAGGGAGCCTCTTGGACTTCCTGAAGGGAGAGATGGGCAAGTACCTGCGGCTGCCGCAGCTCGTGGATATGGCAGCTCAGGTGGGTTCGTGGTTCCCCTCCCAGTCCCGCGTCCCAGCTCCCGTCAGCTGGGTCGGCCCGGCTGCAGAGCCGTCCCCCCTCGGGGGGCCTTTGTGTCCCCCCCGTGAGCCTCAGTCCCCATGCCCTGCCCCGCAGATCGCATCCGGCATGGCCTACGTGGAGAGGATGAACTACGTTCACCGAGACCTCCGGGCGGCCAACATCCTCGTGGGGGAGAACCTGGTGTGCAAGGTGGCCGACTTCGGCCTGGCGCGTCTCATCGAGGACAACGAGTACACGGCCCGGCAAG GTGCCAAGTTCCCCATCAAGTGGACGGCCCCCGAGGCAGCGCTGTACGGCAGGTTTACCATCAAGTCGGATGTCTGGTCCTTCGGCATCCTCCTGACCGAGCTGACCACCAAGGGCAGAGTGCCCTACCCAG GGATGGTGAACAGGGAGGTGCTGGACCAGGTGGAGCGGGGCTACCGCATGCCCTGCCCGCCCGAGTGCCCCGAATCACTGCACGACCTCATGTGCCAGTGCTGGAGGAAGGACCCCGAGGAGCGGCCCACCTTCGAGTACTTGCAGGCCTTCCTGGAGGACTACTTCACCTCGACAGAGCCCCAGTACCAGCCCGGCGAGAACCTATAG
- the SRC gene encoding proto-oncogene tyrosine-protein kinase Src isoform X3 translates to MGSSKSKPKDPSQRRRSLEPADSAHHGGYPASQTPSKTAAPDAHRTPSRSFGTMAAESKLFGGFNTSDTVTSPQRSGALAGGVTTFVALYDYESRTETDLSFKKGERLQIVNNTEGDWWLAHSLTTGQTGYIPSNYVAPSDSIQAEEWYFGKITRRESERLLLNPENPRGTFLVRESETTKGAYCLSVSDFDNAKGLNVKHYKIRKLDSGGFYITSRTQFGSLQQLVAYYSKHADGLCHRLTTVCPTSKPQTQGLAKDAWEIPRESLRLEVKLGQGCFGEVWMGTWNGTTRVAIKTLKPGTMSPEAFLQEAQVMKKLRHEKLVQLYAVVSEEPIYIVTEYMSKGSLLDFLKGEMGKYLRLPQLVDMAAQIASGMAYVERMNYVHRDLRAANILVGENLVCKVADFGLARLIEDNEYTARQGAKFPIKWTAPEAALYGRFTIKSDVWSFGILLTELTTKGRVPYPGMVNREVLDQVERGYRMPCPPECPESLHDLMCQCWRKDPEERPTFEYLQAFLEDYFTSTEPQYQPGENL, encoded by the exons ATGGGGAGCAGCAAGAGCAAGCCAAAAGACCCCAGCCAGCGCCGGCGCAGCCTGGAGCCGGCCGACAGCGCCCACCACGGGGGCTACCCGGCCTCACAGACACCCAGCAAGACGGCTGCCCCCGACGCCCATCGCACCCCCAGCCGCTCCTTCGGGACCATGGCTGCCGAATCCAAGCTCTTCGGAGGCTTCAACACCTCCGACACCGTCACGTCGCCGCAGCGCTCCGGGGCGCTGGCCG GTGGAGTCACCACCTTCGTGGCCCTCTATGACTACGAGTCCCGGACCGAAACGGACCTGTCCTTCAAGAAAGGAGAACGCCTCCAAATTGTCAACAACAC GGAAGGTGACTGGTGGCTGGCTCATTCCCTCACTACAGGACAGACGGGCTACATCCCCAGTAACTATGTCGCGCCCTCAGACTCCATCCAGGCTGAAGA GTGGTATTTCGGGAAGATCACTCGCCGGGAGTCCGAGCGGCTGCTCCTCAACCCCGAAAACCCCCGGGGGACCTTTCTGGTGCGGGAGAGTGAGACCACGAAAG GTGCCTACTGCCTCTCGGTCTCCGACTTCGACAATGCCAAGGGGCTCAACGTGAAGCACTACAAGATCCGCAAGCTGGACAGCGGCGGCTTCTACATCACCTCTCGCACGCAGTtcggcagcctgcagcagctggtggccTACTACTCCA AACATGCCGATGGCCTGTGCCACCGTCTGACCACCGTCTGCCCCACGTCCAAGCCCCAGACCCAAGGGCTCGCCAAGGACGCGTGGGAAATCCCCCGGGAATCGCTGCGGCTCGAGGTcaagctggggcagggctgcttCGGAGAGGTCTGGATGG GGACCTGGAACGGCACCACCAGAGTGGCAATAAAGACGCTGAAACCCGGCACCATGTCCCCGGAGGCCTTCCTGCAGGAAGCCCAGGTGATGAAGAAGCTCCGGCATGAGAAGCTGGTTCAGCTCTACGCCGTGGTTTCGGAGGAGCCCATTTACATCGTCACCGAGTACATGAGCAAAG GGAGCCTCTTGGACTTCCTGAAGGGAGAGATGGGCAAGTACCTGCGGCTGCCGCAGCTCGTGGATATGGCAGCTCAG ATCGCATCCGGCATGGCCTACGTGGAGAGGATGAACTACGTTCACCGAGACCTCCGGGCGGCCAACATCCTCGTGGGGGAGAACCTGGTGTGCAAGGTGGCCGACTTCGGCCTGGCGCGTCTCATCGAGGACAACGAGTACACGGCCCGGCAAG GTGCCAAGTTCCCCATCAAGTGGACGGCCCCCGAGGCAGCGCTGTACGGCAGGTTTACCATCAAGTCGGATGTCTGGTCCTTCGGCATCCTCCTGACCGAGCTGACCACCAAGGGCAGAGTGCCCTACCCAG GGATGGTGAACAGGGAGGTGCTGGACCAGGTGGAGCGGGGCTACCGCATGCCCTGCCCGCCCGAGTGCCCCGAATCACTGCACGACCTCATGTGCCAGTGCTGGAGGAAGGACCCCGAGGAGCGGCCCACCTTCGAGTACTTGCAGGCCTTCCTGGAGGACTACTTCACCTCGACAGAGCCCCAGTACCAGCCCGGCGAGAACCTATAG